In the genome of Elusimicrobiota bacterium, the window CCGGGTTTGGCCATACTTTTTACAGTTTTATCTTTTAATCTGATAGGCGAGGGCTTAAGAGACGCTTTAGATCCTAGACAGCAAGAACAGGGATAAGTTGTAAGTGATAAGAATTAAGTTAAAAACTATACAAACAAAGTCGTTACTTAATCCTTACACCTTAACACTTATTACTTAAATATGAACATTTTAAAAATTAAGAACTTATCAGTTGAATATTATAGAAACAAGCAGGTTATCTCAGCGGTAAAAAGTGTATCGCTTGAAATAAATGAAGGCGAAACAGTTTCAGTAGTCGGAGAATCGGGTTCAGGCAAAAGCACTCTGGCGATGGCAATAATGGGACTGATTTTTCCGTATGAAGGAAAAATTACTTCGGGCGAGATATTTTATAAGGATAAGAATCTCATGAACAACAAACAAAACGAATGGACTGATATTCGCGGAAAAGAGATATCAATTGTTTTTCAGGATCCTTTTAATTCATTAAATCCCGTTATAAAAGTTGGTGAACAGCTTTTTGAATCATATTCAATTCATAATCCGAATATTAATAAAAAAGAATCTCGGGCAATTATTAATGATACTTTAAAAGATGTGATGTTTGATGATATTGAACGAATTTATAACGCATATCCTCATCAGCTTTCAGGCGGACAAAGGCAGCGGATTGCTCTTGCTATGGCGGTAATCAATAAACCAAAAATTCTTATTGCTGATGAACCAACTACCGCGCTTGATGTAACCATTCAAAAAGAAATTCTGGATTTAATAGATAAACTGAAAAAAGAATATTTGCTGACAGTAATTTTTATTACTCATAATCTGGCAATAGCAAGCGAAAGAAGCCAAAGAATGCTGGTAATGTCTAACGGAGAAATAATAGAAGACGGTGCCACTAAAGCGATATTTGATAATCCCAAAAAACCTTATACCAAAATGCTTATTGATTCTGTGCCGAGGTTAATGTAATCAAATGGAAAATTCTAAAATAGTTTTGTCTGCTAGAAATATAAGCAAATATTTTGATGTTGAAAGCGGGTTTTTCTTAAACAAAACAGGAATTATACGCGCTTTGGATAATGTTTCATTTGATTTAATAGAAGGCCAGGTTCTTGGAATAATAGGCGAATCGGGTTCGGGAAAAACTACCCTAGCAAAGGTTTTATGTAATCTTATAAATCCTGATTCGGGGAAAATAGAAATATTAGGCAAAAACATAAAAAGCTATTCTCAAAGCGAGTTGTCAAACGCAATACAAATGATTTTTCAAAATCCTTATTCTTCGCTGAACCCTAAACTGACCGTAGGGACTATTTTAAAAGAAGCTCTGAACAAAATTAATAAAGACAAGGAACAATCTATCAAAGAAATATTGCAAATTGTCGGGCTTTCAGATATAATGCTCAATTCTTATCCGCACCAATTTTCAGGCGGACAAAGGCAAAGGATTGCGATAGCCAGGGCTCTTTTGAAAAATCCCAAAATAATGATTGCTGACGAACCACTTTCATCTCTTGATGTGTCTATTGGCAGCCAAATCCTTGAACTTTTTAAAAAGCTGAAAAACCGTTTTTTACTTTCGTTTATTTTTATCAGCCACGATATAATAACTACGGCGCTATTCGCCGATTATGTGATTGTGATGAAAAATGGTAAAATTATTGAAAAAGGAGAAACAAAAAAAGTTATTATCTCACCAGAAGATTTATATACAAAAAAATTAATCGCATCTGTTCCCAAGATTGCGTAAAGGTATTTATGAATGAGCTATTTAATAAAATATTAAAAATTGCAGGAAAAAATGAAGTTTATATTGTCGGCGGTTGGTTAAGAGACAAGATCCTTCATAAAGAAAATAGGGACCTTGATATAATAACGTTGGCTAATCCAATAAGTATAGCCAAAAAAATTGCTCGGGGACTAAACGGAAGGCTCGTCATTTTGGATACTGAAAATAAGATTTACCGTGTTGTGCTTAAAAATGACAAAAGGCTGGACTATATTGATATTTCAAAAATGAAAGGTTCAAATATTCTTGCAGATCTTAAAAACAGGGATTTTACAATAAATTCTTTTGCTGTTCCTCTTGAAAAAGAAATAAGAATTTCTGAAATAATTGATCCTTTCAAAGGCCTCAGTGACCTAAAAGGAAAAAAAATCAGGCTGACTTCAGCTCACGCGTTAGCTGACGATCCGCTGAGAATGTTAAGAGCATATAGAATGGCTTCCGAACTTAAATTTAAAATAGTTCCGGAAACGATAAAGCAGATTAAGAAATATGCCCCAAAAATAAAGCAAAGCGCCTGGGAAAGAATTAGGGAGGAACTTTTTAAAATTCTTTCATCGGAAGATTCTTTAAATAAGATTGAAGAACTGGAAATATCCGGGCTTCTGGATCGTTTATTTCCGGAAATTGATGAAATGAAAAGATCCGGCAGAAAATTCTATTATCATCCCAAAGGATTATGGCAGCATTCAACCGAAACTCTGCGAAGTCTTGAAAACATAATTAACAATCTGGATGAATTATTTAATAAAAATGGAGAAAAGGTTAGAAACCATTTGAACGAACCTT includes:
- a CDS encoding peptide ABC transporter permease, whose product is PGLAILFTVLSFNLIGEGLRDALDPRQQEQG
- a CDS encoding ABC transporter ATP-binding protein is translated as MNILKIKNLSVEYYRNKQVISAVKSVSLEINEGETVSVVGESGSGKSTLAMAIMGLIFPYEGKITSGEIFYKDKNLMNNKQNEWTDIRGKEISIVFQDPFNSLNPVIKVGEQLFESYSIHNPNINKKESRAIINDTLKDVMFDDIERIYNAYPHQLSGGQRQRIALAMAVINKPKILIADEPTTALDVTIQKEILDLIDKLKKEYLLTVIFITHNLAIASERSQRMLVMSNGEIIEDGATKAIFDNPKKPYTKMLIDSVPRLM
- a CDS encoding ATP-binding cassette domain-containing protein, coding for MENSKIVLSARNISKYFDVESGFFLNKTGIIRALDNVSFDLIEGQVLGIIGESGSGKTTLAKVLCNLINPDSGKIEILGKNIKSYSQSELSNAIQMIFQNPYSSLNPKLTVGTILKEALNKINKDKEQSIKEILQIVGLSDIMLNSYPHQFSGGQRQRIAIARALLKNPKIMIADEPLSSLDVSIGSQILELFKKLKNRFLLSFIFISHDIITTALFADYVIVMKNGKIIEKGETKKVIISPEDLYTKKLIASVPKIA
- a CDS encoding HD domain-containing protein — its product is MNELFNKILKIAGKNEVYIVGGWLRDKILHKENRDLDIITLANPISIAKKIARGLNGRLVILDTENKIYRVVLKNDKRLDYIDISKMKGSNILADLKNRDFTINSFAVPLEKEIRISEIIDPFKGLSDLKGKKIRLTSAHALADDPLRMLRAYRMASELKFKIVPETIKQIKKYAPKIKQSAWERIREELFKILSSEDSLNKIEELEISGLLDRLFPEIDEMKRSGRKFYYHPKGLWQHSTETLRSLENIINNLDELFNKNGEKVRNHLNEPLSSGITRLNLLKIVSLFHDIAKPSTAKRVGDRMRFFGHESKGAQKVSEVLKRLRLGASDIKIAKTLVEHHMRPI